From the genome of Candidatus Bathyarchaeota archaeon, one region includes:
- a CDS encoding sulfide/dihydroorotate dehydrogenase-like FAD/NAD-binding protein yields the protein MYRIVTKRELVPHINLFEFSAKEIAAKTKPGQFIILRVDEKGERVPLTMTGADPEKGTITVVCHEVGKSTRQLGQLKEGDCILDLLGPLGKPAEIEKFGTVLCIGGGVMVAPLYFQAKAFHETGNTVIGGIGARTENQLIFENEMREVCDELYVATDDGTRGYKGLGFLEGLLKERKIDRVITMGPVLMMKKVSELTRPYGVPTIVNLIPIMVDGMGMCGACRVTVGGRTMFACVDGPDFDGHQVDFEELMIRLKMFTPQEKLAFLFQEEGGRSL from the coding sequence TTGTATAGAATAGTGACAAAACGGGAACTGGTTCCGCACATTAACTTGTTCGAGTTTTCAGCCAAAGAAATAGCCGCGAAAACCAAGCCAGGACAATTCATAATCCTACGGGTGGATGAAAAGGGAGAAAGGGTTCCCCTTACCATGACTGGCGCGGACCCTGAGAAAGGGACAATAACAGTGGTCTGCCACGAAGTTGGCAAATCAACGAGACAGCTTGGACAGCTGAAAGAAGGAGATTGCATCCTTGACTTGTTGGGTCCTTTGGGAAAACCCGCTGAAATCGAAAAATTTGGAACTGTGCTATGCATTGGCGGCGGAGTGATGGTGGCTCCCTTATACTTTCAGGCTAAAGCTTTTCACGAAACAGGCAACACAGTCATTGGTGGGATCGGCGCTAGAACTGAAAATCAACTGATTTTTGAAAATGAAATGCGAGAAGTATGTGATGAGCTCTACGTGGCAACGGATGATGGAACAAGGGGCTACAAGGGACTGGGCTTCCTTGAGGGTTTGCTCAAAGAAAGGAAGATTGACCGCGTGATAACTATGGGACCAGTTTTGATGATGAAAAAAGTTTCAGAATTGACTCGTCCCTATGGTGTACCCACAATTGTGAATCTGATTCCAATAATGGTTGATGGGATGGGGATGTGTGGAGCGTGCAGAGTAACTGTTGGCGGCAGAACAATGTTCGCTTGCGTTGACGGTCCAGACTTTGATGGACATCAAGTGGATTTTGAAGAATTGATGATTCGACTGAAGATGTTCACTCCTCAAGAAAAGCTTGCCTTTCTTTTTCAAGAGGAGGGAGGAAGAAGCCTATGA
- the gltA gene encoding NADPH-dependent glutamate synthase, with translation MSKPKPKIKKEVVSMPKQDSKERSHNFSEVALGYTRQQAVAEAERCLQCVKAPCINGCPVDVDIPAFVNLVRERKFDEAIRKVKEKNSLPAICGRVCPQEEQCQASCTLGKVGDPVSVGRLERFLADWERERGYEIPRKSASRGRRVAIVGAGPAGLTAAADLAKLGYEVVIFEALHKPGGVLIYGIPEFRLPKKIVEAEAEYIEKLGVTIKMNAIIGRLYTINELLEQFDAVFVGTGAGLPRFMRIPGENLCGIYSANEFLIRVNLMKAYDFPKYATPIYVGEKVAVIGGGNSAMDSARCALRLGAKEVKIVYRRSRQEMPTRAEEVENAEEEGIKFKFLSNPVRYFGDERGWVKGMECIKMELGEPDESGRRRPIPIKGSEFIIDVDTVIVAIGNTANPLIQRTTEGLEVTRWGTIVVDEETGKTSKEGVYAGGDVVSGVATVISAMGAGKRAACSIHRHLLRKKRMQQRKGS, from the coding sequence ATGAGCAAGCCCAAACCCAAAATAAAGAAAGAAGTCGTTTCCATGCCCAAACAGGACTCTAAGGAACGCAGCCACAACTTTAGCGAGGTAGCACTTGGCTACACAAGGCAGCAAGCCGTGGCTGAAGCCGAAAGGTGTCTACAATGCGTAAAGGCTCCATGCATAAATGGATGCCCCGTGGATGTAGACATCCCAGCATTCGTAAACCTCGTCAGAGAACGTAAATTTGACGAAGCGATAAGGAAGGTCAAGGAGAAGAATAGTCTTCCAGCTATCTGTGGCAGAGTGTGCCCACAAGAGGAACAATGCCAAGCGAGTTGCACGTTGGGAAAAGTTGGTGACCCAGTTTCTGTTGGAAGGCTGGAGAGGTTTTTGGCTGACTGGGAAAGAGAACGGGGCTATGAGATTCCGCGGAAATCTGCTTCTAGGGGTAGGAGGGTGGCAATTGTCGGTGCTGGTCCAGCGGGCTTAACGGCTGCAGCGGATCTAGCCAAACTTGGATACGAAGTCGTAATTTTTGAGGCTTTGCATAAACCTGGCGGCGTGCTCATTTATGGGATTCCAGAGTTTCGGTTACCGAAAAAAATTGTTGAAGCTGAAGCTGAATACATAGAGAAGTTAGGCGTCACAATAAAAATGAATGCGATAATTGGAAGATTGTACACTATAAATGAGTTGCTTGAACAATTTGACGCAGTTTTCGTAGGCACTGGTGCAGGACTCCCACGTTTCATGAGGATACCCGGCGAAAACCTGTGTGGGATATACTCGGCCAACGAATTTCTGATACGTGTTAACCTCATGAAAGCGTATGATTTTCCGAAGTATGCCACACCCATCTATGTTGGAGAAAAAGTGGCCGTTATTGGAGGCGGTAACTCGGCTATGGACTCGGCCAGATGTGCCTTAAGGCTGGGAGCGAAGGAAGTGAAAATTGTTTACCGAAGGTCTAGACAGGAAATGCCCACCAGAGCCGAAGAAGTTGAAAACGCTGAGGAAGAGGGAATAAAGTTCAAGTTTCTTTCCAATCCAGTCAGATATTTTGGCGATGAACGTGGATGGGTAAAAGGAATGGAATGTATTAAGATGGAACTTGGAGAACCTGACGAGTCGGGACGCAGAAGACCTATTCCTATAAAGGGGTCCGAGTTTATTATTGATGTGGACACAGTGATTGTCGCTATAGGGAACACTGCGAATCCGTTAATTCAACGAACTACTGAAGGCCTTGAAGTCACGAGATGGGGTACAATAGTTGTTGATGAAGAAACAGGGAAAACCAGTAAGGAAGGAGTTTACGCAGGTGGAGATGTGGTCAGCGGCGTAGCCACAGTGATCAGCGCCATGGGAGCTGGAAAGAGAGCAGCCTGCAGTATTCATAGGCATTTGCTGAGAAAGAAAAGGATGCAACAACGCAAGGGATCATAA
- a CDS encoding CoB--CoM heterodisulfide reductase subunit B, with product MTSYALFLGCTIPARQPNYEVSARKALAKLGIELVDLADMTCCAPPPVQSIDLETSLSIAAYNICLAEEANLNIVTLCTGCFESLAMANAMLKADKQLKARVNRILSNAGKEFEGSKEVKHYLQVLVEDIGTKNLKQKISKPLSNLKVAAFYGCHSLRPSELLKFDDPERPRVFDDLIEALGAESIEYRNKLRCCGGLLRGYSDELALELAREKLVNASKAGADCIATLCPFCFIALDLGQLQIKSKFEEEYNMPVLHYSELLSLSLGIDPKDLALQSHKVKVDKIVNKVS from the coding sequence ATGACAAGTTATGCTCTTTTCTTAGGTTGTACCATACCTGCTCGTCAGCCAAACTACGAGGTGTCGGCAAGGAAGGCTCTAGCCAAGCTGGGAATAGAGCTTGTTGACCTAGCTGACATGACGTGCTGCGCCCCTCCACCAGTGCAGTCCATAGATTTAGAAACCAGCCTATCTATAGCTGCGTACAACATTTGCCTAGCCGAAGAAGCCAACCTGAATATAGTTACGTTATGTACAGGCTGTTTTGAATCTCTTGCCATGGCAAACGCCATGTTGAAAGCTGATAAACAACTCAAAGCAAGGGTAAACAGAATCTTATCCAATGCTGGGAAAGAATTTGAAGGGAGCAAAGAAGTGAAACATTACCTACAAGTTCTAGTAGAGGACATAGGAACAAAGAATCTCAAACAAAAAATCTCCAAACCCCTAAGCAATCTAAAAGTAGCGGCTTTCTACGGTTGCCACTCACTTAGACCTAGCGAGCTTCTAAAATTCGATGATCCAGAACGCCCACGCGTCTTCGACGATTTGATTGAGGCACTAGGAGCAGAGAGTATTGAATACCGAAACAAGCTTAGATGCTGCGGGGGGCTTCTAAGGGGCTACTCTGACGAGCTTGCACTTGAGCTCGCGCGGGAAAAACTTGTGAACGCAAGCAAGGCTGGCGCCGACTGCATTGCAACCCTTTGCCCATTCTGCTTCATTGCACTAGATTTAGGGCAACTACAGATAAAGTCGAAGTTTGAAGAAGAATACAATATGCCCGTGCTCCATTATTCGGAACTTCTAAGCCTATCGCTAGGAATAGACCCGAAAGACCTTGCACTGCAATCCCACAAAGTTAAAGTAGACAAGATAGTAAACAAAGTCAGTTAA
- a CDS encoding 4Fe-4S dicluster domain-containing protein — MKHGKDEKTTNLAFSDVISSRLGGETINLCYQCGTCASSCPVAKITPRFNPREIIKLTLSGEKDEVISGDAIWLCCSCYNCQERCPQKVEIADVIYALRNIAVKEGYIPNIFSEFASAILNDARVVKVSKFVETKRPTLGLPPLQPTGVNALRKILSATGFDKLQQKKEEAT, encoded by the coding sequence ATGTAATTTCCAGTCGCTTAGGCGGCGAAACCATAAATCTATGCTACCAGTGTGGAACCTGTGCCAGCAGTTGTCCAGTGGCTAAAATCACCCCACGTTTCAACCCTAGAGAAATCATCAAACTAACACTCTCAGGAGAAAAGGACGAAGTGATTTCAGGCGACGCCATATGGCTATGCTGCTCATGCTATAACTGCCAGGAAAGATGTCCACAAAAAGTTGAAATAGCTGACGTGATCTACGCGCTAAGAAATATTGCTGTCAAGGAAGGTTACATCCCAAACATTTTTTCAGAGTTTGCATCCGCCATCTTGAATGATGCCCGCGTGGTCAAGGTTTCCAAATTCGTAGAAACAAAAAGACCTACTCTCGGTTTACCGCCACTTCAACCAACGGGCGTGAATGCGCTCAGAAAGATTCTCTCCGCCACTGGGTTTGACAAACTGCAACAAAAGAAGGAGGAAGCAACATGA